One genomic region from Chloroflexota bacterium encodes:
- a CDS encoding PAS domain S-box protein, whose translation MARDLMTKHPQTTSGHSLFASLAEITPAGVYILAGGRFRLVSDAFCAFTGYTRAELLALDPWTIIAPQDREHVRAQAVKRLRSGDTSPYRFQAVAKDGSPRWIVESVRSVTFEGTRATLGSFFDITEFKRSADALRESDAQLRFLAETSRDVIFIHRIRPARAYEYISPSCEALFGFAPQDFYAAPDLLARITLPDDLPLLNRDVSRPDSAESPPRIRVVRKDGRVIWIETRVSYERDPAGKPLVARGIIRDVTDSVQANRALRRSEESFRAIAEHSKDVIYRYHYQPQRGYEYMSPSALALYGYSPADFYNDSRLLTKIVHPDDRKLLEDRPSGRARSAEPATVRIITKDGKMVWIERRVSYIYDDDGALVAAQGITRDITDRVEAQEALRARGEIFRLLAENSGDMIYRYRMTEPYGYEYVSPAGAAIFGYTPEEFYADPKITRKLWAPEQADAIHNEVSDLDKSWQALVLPAQHKNGAKLWVEVSRRCIFDDQGALSAVEGVIRNVTQRVEAEQSLRKREETFRLLAENAHDMIYRYRMTEPVGYEYVSPACERIYGLTPEDFYADPHITRKYWLKDDIPDLMKRTGKLSSDWTTFTHRSLRTDGAVIWVEVTRRHLFDGSGRLAAVEGVIRDVTERMQQLQELDRRRTLLNQLVMSTPDALIVADPEGRIILANPACHDLLKKAEDSLAGVTLSDALPLPELSSALTAGRHVTNLELRYQESGADRYLIASVIPMHSPEAEGGAGDLYLVILHDATMERASQAALYHTARLASIGEMAAGVAHEINNPLTSVLGYSELISTSPALPQSLRRDILTIKANAERASHIVRNLLAFGRPYKLQRAPVNINDALASALQLRSYELKAGNIQVVTRLQPDLPRIIGDGNQLQQVFINIIINAEHAMLAANGKGVLVIATAKAGERVSISFADDGPGMTPDVIAKIFDPFFTTKEPGKGTGLGLSISHTIIKAHGGDISAISSPGKGATFLITLPAQEAEQKTP comes from the coding sequence ATGGCCAGAGACCTGATGACCAAGCATCCGCAGACAACCAGCGGGCATTCGCTCTTTGCCAGCCTGGCGGAGATCACTCCGGCGGGCGTCTATATCCTTGCCGGCGGCCGCTTCCGCCTGGTGAGCGACGCCTTCTGCGCCTTCACCGGCTACACCCGCGCTGAGCTCCTCGCCCTCGACCCCTGGACCATCATCGCGCCCCAAGACCGGGAGCACGTCCGCGCTCAAGCCGTCAAGCGCCTCCGCTCCGGCGATACCTCCCCCTACCGCTTCCAGGCCGTCGCCAAGGACGGCTCCCCGCGGTGGATCGTCGAATCCGTTCGCAGCGTCACCTTCGAAGGCACGCGCGCCACCCTCGGTAGCTTCTTCGATATCACCGAGTTCAAGCGCTCCGCTGATGCCCTTCGCGAGTCCGATGCCCAGCTCCGCTTCCTGGCGGAAACCTCCCGGGACGTCATCTTCATCCATCGGATCCGCCCCGCGCGCGCCTACGAATACATCAGCCCCAGCTGCGAAGCGTTGTTCGGCTTCGCGCCGCAGGACTTCTACGCCGCCCCCGATCTCCTCGCCCGCATCACCCTCCCGGACGATCTTCCCCTCCTCAACCGCGACGTCAGCCGACCTGACTCCGCGGAAAGCCCCCCTCGCATCCGCGTCGTCCGCAAGGACGGCCGCGTTATCTGGATAGAGACCCGCGTCTCCTATGAGCGCGATCCCGCCGGCAAGCCCCTCGTCGCCCGGGGCATCATCCGCGATGTCACGGACTCCGTCCAGGCCAACCGCGCCCTCCGCCGGAGCGAAGAGAGCTTCCGCGCCATCGCCGAACACTCCAAGGACGTCATCTATCGCTACCACTATCAGCCCCAGCGCGGCTACGAATATATGAGCCCCTCAGCCCTGGCGCTCTACGGCTACAGCCCCGCCGATTTCTACAATGACAGCCGCCTCCTGACCAAGATCGTCCATCCGGACGACCGCAAGCTCCTGGAAGACCGCCCCAGCGGCCGCGCCAGGAGTGCGGAGCCTGCCACCGTCCGCATCATCACGAAAGACGGCAAGATGGTCTGGATCGAGCGCAGGGTCTCCTATATCTATGACGATGACGGCGCCCTTGTGGCCGCCCAGGGCATCACCCGTGACATCACCGACCGCGTCGAAGCCCAGGAGGCCCTCCGCGCGCGCGGCGAGATCTTCCGCCTCCTGGCGGAAAATTCCGGTGACATGATCTACCGCTACCGCATGACCGAGCCCTACGGCTATGAATACGTCAGCCCCGCCGGTGCCGCCATCTTCGGCTACACTCCGGAAGAGTTCTACGCCGACCCCAAGATCACCCGCAAGCTCTGGGCCCCGGAACAGGCCGATGCCATCCACAATGAGGTTAGCGACCTCGATAAGTCGTGGCAGGCTCTGGTTCTGCCCGCCCAGCACAAGAACGGCGCCAAGCTCTGGGTGGAAGTCTCCCGCCGCTGCATCTTCGATGACCAAGGCGCCCTCTCCGCCGTCGAAGGCGTCATCAGGAACGTCACCCAGCGCGTGGAGGCCGAGCAGTCGTTGCGCAAGCGCGAAGAGACCTTCCGCCTCCTGGCGGAGAACGCCCATGACATGATCTACCGCTATCGGATGACAGAGCCCGTGGGCTACGAATACGTCAGCCCCGCCTGCGAGCGCATCTACGGCCTCACGCCGGAAGACTTCTATGCAGACCCCCACATCACACGCAAGTACTGGCTGAAGGACGATATCCCCGACTTGATGAAGCGGACCGGAAAGCTCAGCTCCGATTGGACCACTTTCACCCACCGCTCCCTGCGCACGGACGGCGCCGTCATCTGGGTGGAAGTGACCCGCCGCCATCTCTTCGATGGCTCGGGCCGCTTGGCGGCGGTGGAAGGCGTCATCCGGGACGTCACCGAGCGCATGCAGCAACTGCAGGAGCTCGATCGCCGCCGCACCCTCTTGAACCAGCTCGTCATGTCCACCCCGGACGCTCTCATCGTCGCCGACCCCGAGGGCCGCATCATCCTCGCCAATCCCGCCTGCCACGACCTCCTCAAAAAGGCCGAAGACTCCCTCGCAGGCGTCACCCTCTCAGACGCCCTTCCTCTGCCCGAGCTCTCCAGCGCCCTCACCGCAGGCCGGCACGTCACCAACCTGGAGCTCCGCTACCAGGAATCCGGCGCCGACCGCTACCTCATCGCCAGCGTCATCCCCATGCACAGCCCGGAAGCGGAAGGCGGCGCCGGCGATCTCTACCTCGTCATCCTCCATGACGCCACTATGGAGCGCGCCTCCCAGGCCGCCCTCTACCACACCGCGCGCCTCGCCTCCATCGGCGAGATGGCCGCCGGCGTCGCCCATGAGATCAACAACCCCCTCACCAGCGTCCTCGGCTATAGCGAGCTTATCTCCACCTCCCCGGCCCTCCCCCAGAGCCTCCGGCGTGACATCCTCACCATCAAGGCTAACGCCGAGCGCGCCTCCCACATCGTTCGCAACCTCCTCGCCTTCGGGCGGCCCTACAAGCTCCAGCGCGCCCCCGTCAACATCAATGACGCCCTCGCCAGCGCCCTCCAGCTGCGCTCCTACGAGCTCAAGGCCGGCAACATCCAGGTCGTCACCCGCCTCCAGCCCGACCTCCCGCGCATCATCGGCGATGGCAACCAGCTCCAGCAGGTCTTCATCAACATCATCATCAACGCGGAGCACGCCATGCTCGCCGCCAACGGCAAGGGCGTCCTCGTCATCGCCACCGCAAAAGCCGGCGAGCGCGTCTCCATCTCTTTCGCCGATGACGGCCCCGGCATGACCCCCGATGTCATCGCCAAGATCTTCGACCCCTTCTTCACCACCAAAGAGCCCGGCAAAGGCACCGGCCTCGGCCTCTCCATCTCCCACACCATCATCAAGGCCCACGGCGGCGATATCTCCGCCATCAGCTCCCCCGGCAAGGGCGCAACTTTCCTGATCACCCTGCCCGCTCAAGAGGCCGAGCAAAAAACGCCATGA
- a CDS encoding sigma-54-dependent Fis family transcriptional regulator yields the protein MSKPLILAIDDEPDILFLIRRFLEPNGYEVIGASSGRQALQAAGQRQPDLVLTDMKMPGMTGIEVMRGLHAISADIPIIMVTGTGDIETAVQALRHGAYDYIPKPFHGEEILNAVHRALERQRLVRENLAYQRQLEQKVAEATEHLEQKIRELTALNELFQKHLAEKYQTEASLAKLSAEVARLAKQVTGNPRP from the coding sequence ATGAGCAAGCCCCTGATCCTCGCCATAGACGATGAGCCGGACATCCTCTTCCTCATCCGCCGCTTCCTGGAGCCCAACGGCTACGAGGTCATCGGCGCATCCAGCGGCCGGCAAGCCCTGCAAGCCGCCGGCCAGCGCCAGCCCGATCTGGTCCTCACGGATATGAAGATGCCCGGCATGACCGGCATCGAAGTCATGCGCGGCCTCCATGCCATCAGCGCCGATATCCCCATCATCATGGTCACCGGCACCGGCGATATCGAAACCGCCGTCCAGGCCCTCCGCCACGGCGCCTACGACTACATCCCCAAGCCCTTCCACGGCGAAGAGATCCTCAACGCCGTCCACCGCGCCCTGGAGCGCCAGCGCCTCGTCCGCGAAAACTTGGCCTACCAGCGCCAGCTCGAGCAAAAGGTCGCCGAAGCCACCGAACACCTGGAGCAGAAGATCCGCGAGCTGACCGCCCTCAACGAGCTCTTCCAGAAACACCTCGCCGAGAAATATCAGACGGAGGCCTCCCTGGCCAAGCTCTCCGCTGAAGTCGCCCGCCTCGCCAAGCAAGTCACCGGCAACCCCAGGCCCTAA
- a CDS encoding DUF488 family protein yields the protein MAKRHSIRTKRVYEAPEARDGRRFLVDGLWPRGVSRESARIEAWLREVAPSDGLRKWFAHEPAKWEEFRRRYALELEAKEATWRPIMEALAKGDVTLVFAAKDAQHSNAEALRGYLEGKRG from the coding sequence ATGGCGAAGCGGCACAGCATACGGACGAAGCGGGTCTACGAGGCGCCGGAGGCGAGGGACGGGAGGCGGTTCCTTGTGGACGGGCTGTGGCCCAGGGGAGTCTCTCGGGAATCGGCGCGGATCGAAGCCTGGCTGCGGGAGGTCGCGCCGAGCGATGGGCTGCGGAAGTGGTTCGCGCACGAGCCTGCGAAGTGGGAGGAGTTCCGGCGCAGATACGCGCTGGAGCTTGAGGCGAAGGAGGCGACGTGGCGGCCGATCATGGAGGCGCTGGCGAAGGGCGATGTGACGCTGGTCTTCGCGGCGAAGGATGCGCAGCACAGCAACGCCGAGGCGTTGAGGGGGTATCTGGAGGGGAAGCGGGGGTGA
- a CDS encoding sterol desaturase family protein, with amino-acid sequence MSFLGVSFIGLVIGLLALGAVFYGIERVWPAIPRRPRAPNALTTDILWWFVTPFMSRIAMVVTLVVAAAIVAVTFGRPEGEGIRRFFERENAVSRLPLWAQSAIVVLWLDLAGYWGHRWFHRVKRLWRFHAVHHFSEWVDWLSSVRVHPVNELGMRLLQAPPLLVCGFHFSAVAAAAPALTLYAIFIHANVPWGFGPLRYVIATPVFHRWHHTSQDEGLDKNFSGGLVWPDLVFKTLYLPKGRQPERFGLSGEHVPEDILRQMGYGFTGR; translated from the coding sequence ATGTCGTTCCTGGGCGTTTCGTTCATCGGGCTGGTGATCGGCCTCTTGGCGCTGGGGGCGGTGTTCTATGGTATCGAGCGGGTGTGGCCGGCGATACCGAGGCGTCCTCGCGCGCCGAATGCGCTGACGACGGACATTCTGTGGTGGTTCGTGACGCCGTTCATGAGTCGCATCGCGATGGTGGTCACGCTGGTCGTGGCGGCGGCGATCGTGGCAGTAACCTTCGGCAGGCCGGAGGGCGAAGGGATCCGCCGCTTTTTTGAGCGGGAGAATGCCGTGAGCCGCCTGCCGCTGTGGGCGCAATCGGCCATCGTGGTGCTGTGGCTGGACCTGGCGGGCTATTGGGGCCACCGGTGGTTCCATCGGGTGAAGCGCTTGTGGCGGTTCCACGCCGTCCACCACTTTTCCGAATGGGTGGACTGGCTCTCCTCCGTTCGCGTGCACCCGGTGAACGAGCTGGGGATGCGCCTCCTCCAGGCGCCGCCGCTCTTGGTGTGCGGCTTCCATTTCTCGGCGGTGGCGGCTGCCGCGCCGGCGCTGACGCTGTATGCGATCTTCATCCACGCGAACGTGCCGTGGGGCTTCGGGCCGCTGCGCTATGTCATCGCGACGCCGGTCTTTCACCGCTGGCACCATACGTCGCAGGATGAGGGACTGGACAAGAACTTCTCTGGCGGGCTGGTCTGGCCCGACCTTGTCTTCAAGACGCTCTACCTGCCGAAGGGGCGTCAGCCGGAGCGGTTCGGCCTGAGCGGCGAACACGTGCCGGAGGATATCCTGCGGCAGATGGGCTACGGCTTCACAGGGCGGTGA
- a CDS encoding TerC family protein, with amino-acid sequence MSSELALWIVFGGVVTGVLALDLGVFHRKAHVVHFKEAIAWSAVWISLALLFNLGIFIWRGSDDGVKFLTGYLIEKSLSVDNVFVFALIFTYFKVPGEYQHRILFWGILGALVMRAILIAVGITLLENFHFVIYIFGGFLIFSAYRLVKDKDREIHPERNPVIRLAKKVIPTTDTYHGAKFFVVENAKRVATPLFIVLLVVEVTDLIFAIDSIPAILAITTDSFIVYTSNVFAILGLRALYFALAGILQMFHYLHYGLAVILAWVGVKMLMTDVWKAPIVLSLGVVAGILAVSVLLSLKLKPQGKGHAGAHAG; translated from the coding sequence TTGTCCTCCGAACTTGCTCTCTGGATCGTCTTCGGCGGCGTCGTCACCGGCGTCCTCGCCCTCGATCTCGGCGTCTTCCACCGCAAGGCTCACGTCGTCCATTTTAAAGAGGCGATCGCCTGGAGCGCCGTCTGGATCAGCCTCGCCCTCCTCTTCAACCTCGGCATCTTCATCTGGCGCGGGTCGGACGACGGCGTCAAGTTCCTCACTGGCTACCTCATCGAAAAGTCGCTCAGCGTGGACAACGTCTTCGTCTTCGCCCTCATCTTCACCTACTTCAAGGTGCCGGGCGAATACCAGCACCGCATCCTCTTCTGGGGCATCCTGGGCGCCCTGGTGATGCGCGCCATCCTCATCGCCGTCGGCATCACCCTCCTGGAGAACTTCCACTTCGTCATCTACATCTTCGGCGGCTTTCTCATCTTCAGCGCCTACCGCCTTGTGAAGGATAAAGACAGGGAGATCCACCCGGAAAGGAATCCCGTCATCCGCCTGGCCAAGAAGGTCATCCCCACGACGGATACCTACCACGGCGCGAAATTCTTCGTCGTCGAAAATGCCAAGCGGGTGGCGACTCCCCTCTTCATCGTCCTGCTTGTGGTGGAGGTCACGGACCTCATCTTCGCCATAGACTCCATCCCCGCCATCCTTGCCATCACCACGGACTCCTTCATCGTCTACACCTCCAACGTCTTCGCCATCCTCGGCCTGCGCGCTCTTTACTTCGCCCTGGCGGGCATCCTGCAGATGTTCCACTACCTGCACTATGGCCTGGCCGTCATCCTGGCGTGGGTGGGCGTGAAGATGCTGATGACGGACGTCTGGAAGGCGCCCATCGTGCTCTCCCTTGGCGTTGTGGCGGGCATCCTGGCGGTCTCCGTTCTCCTCTCGCTCAAGCTCAAGCCCCAGGGCAAAGGCCACGCCGGTGCCCATGCGGGCTAG
- a CDS encoding CvpA family protein: MNWLDIVILVMILLSAYKGWKSGFIRSVFLILGILLAALIGARLSEPIASWATNSVENDATATVIAYVVIGAIVFIVVQIIGAAIQKFLKLVFLGFVDKIAGAGLGALTGVIGAGFLIAVLARLAVLVPESAPLAGEEVTKIREGLTNTLVDSAFVPVYLSAEEKLPGNAFGMVPGDFHEAYAELRAIRDARE; encoded by the coding sequence ATGAACTGGCTCGATATCGTCATCCTGGTCATGATTCTGCTCAGCGCCTATAAGGGCTGGAAGTCCGGCTTCATCAGGTCCGTCTTCCTTATCCTCGGCATCCTGCTGGCGGCCCTCATCGGCGCGCGGCTGAGCGAGCCCATCGCGTCCTGGGCGACGAACAGTGTGGAGAACGACGCGACGGCCACGGTGATCGCCTATGTGGTCATCGGCGCCATCGTCTTCATCGTCGTGCAGATCATCGGCGCGGCGATCCAGAAGTTCTTGAAGCTGGTCTTCCTGGGTTTCGTGGATAAGATCGCCGGGGCCGGGTTAGGCGCGCTGACGGGCGTCATCGGGGCGGGCTTCCTGATCGCCGTCCTGGCGCGCCTGGCGGTGCTGGTGCCGGAGAGCGCGCCCCTGGCGGGTGAAGAGGTGACCAAGATACGCGAAGGGCTGACCAACACCCTTGTTGACTCGGCCTTTGTCCCTGTATATCTTAGTGCTGAGGAAAAACTCCCCGGCAACGCCTTCGGCATGGTGCCCGGAGACTTCCACGAGGCCTACGCGGAGCTGCGAGCCATCCGAGACGCAAGGGAGTGA
- a CDS encoding HNH endonuclease → MGTNTLVLLLNQNYEPLNVCNVRRALVLIDKGKAEMVENGAGSLRTATRIFHLPTVVRLRYHVRRPLPMRRLTRRDAFIRDKHRCQYCGNEVRPLTLDHVVPRVRGGKHEWENVVTACMACNHRKAGRTPKEAGMTLLSKPTRPSTTPYSLFVPYLDSRAEWRKFVFAD, encoded by the coding sequence ATGGGAACGAATACGCTCGTTCTGCTGCTGAACCAAAACTACGAGCCGTTGAACGTCTGCAATGTGCGCCGCGCCCTTGTGCTCATTGATAAGGGCAAGGCCGAGATGGTGGAGAACGGGGCGGGAAGCCTGCGCACGGCGACGAGGATCTTCCACCTGCCCACAGTGGTGCGTCTTCGATACCACGTCCGCCGTCCCCTGCCGATGCGCCGCCTGACCCGGCGCGATGCCTTCATCCGCGATAAGCACCGCTGCCAGTATTGCGGCAACGAGGTGCGCCCGCTGACATTGGACCATGTTGTTCCCCGGGTGCGCGGCGGCAAGCATGAGTGGGAGAATGTGGTGACGGCGTGCATGGCGTGCAACCACCGGAAGGCGGGGCGCACGCCGAAGGAGGCGGGGATGACGTTGCTTTCGAAGCCGACGCGGCCCAGCACAACGCCGTACTCGCTCTTTGTGCCGTATCTGGATTCGCGGGCCGAGTGGCGGAAGTTCGTCTTCGCGGACTAG
- a CDS encoding LLM class flavin-dependent oxidoreductase codes for MPPRMGLVMSIGEHAPRSRVIEFAQRAEALGYDALWMGESWGRDVFTGLTHIACSTSRIKLATGIVNVFSRTPALIAQTIASLDEISGGRAILGLGSSGEKVVRDWHGLPFERPVARTREYIEAINLILSGARADYSGNFVKIRDFQLRFNPPRRKVPIYVAAMGPKNIEMVGEVADGWSPVFFSLGHLPEFRRQLQAGAARRARPLDAVAISPWLLCCVTDDLAQARDLARGHLAYYVGGMGRYYNELMQRYGYVEEAKRIRELWLQRDRKGAAALVTDAMVDAIAIVGPRRRCQERMLEMEAQGVSAPVVFLPFSLSRDQLRDTIEGLAPKSFA; via the coding sequence ATGCCGCCGCGCATGGGCCTAGTGATGAGCATCGGGGAGCATGCGCCACGCTCCCGCGTCATCGAGTTCGCCCAGCGCGCCGAAGCCCTGGGCTATGACGCCCTTTGGATGGGCGAATCCTGGGGACGGGACGTCTTCACTGGCCTCACCCACATCGCCTGCAGCACCAGCCGCATCAAACTCGCCACCGGCATCGTCAACGTCTTCAGCCGCACGCCCGCCCTCATCGCCCAGACCATCGCCTCCCTCGATGAGATCTCCGGGGGCCGCGCCATCCTCGGCCTCGGCTCCTCCGGCGAGAAGGTCGTGCGCGATTGGCACGGCCTCCCCTTCGAAAGGCCCGTCGCCCGCACCCGCGAATATATCGAAGCGATCAACCTTATTTTGAGCGGCGCGCGCGCCGACTATAGCGGCAACTTCGTGAAGATCCGCGACTTCCAGCTCAGGTTCAACCCGCCGCGCCGGAAGGTCCCCATCTACGTCGCCGCCATGGGGCCCAAGAATATCGAGATGGTGGGCGAAGTGGCCGATGGCTGGTCCCCCGTCTTCTTCTCCCTGGGCCACCTGCCCGAGTTCCGGCGGCAGCTCCAGGCCGGCGCAGCCAGGCGTGCCAGGCCCTTGGACGCCGTCGCCATTTCCCCGTGGCTCCTCTGCTGCGTCACGGACGACCTGGCCCAGGCCCGCGACCTCGCGCGCGGCCATCTGGCCTATTACGTCGGCGGGATGGGCAGGTACTACAACGAGCTCATGCAGCGCTACGGCTACGTGGAAGAGGCCAAGCGCATCCGCGAGCTGTGGCTCCAGCGCGATCGCAAGGGCGCCGCCGCCCTGGTGACCGATGCGATGGTGGACGCCATCGCCATCGTGGGGCCTAGGCGGCGCTGCCAGGAGCGCATGCTGGAGATGGAGGCCCAAGGCGTGAGCGCGCCGGTCGTCTTCCTGCCCTTCAGCCTCTCCCGCGACCAGCTCCGCGATACCATCGAAGGCCTCGCGCCCAAGAGCTTCGCCTAG
- the holB gene encoding DNA polymerase III subunit delta' yields the protein MWNVIGHERVVLALAQSVKDGKLAHAYLFTGPQGIGKMTLAMQLACALNCLADGKPCGACAQCKRILDGKHADVQVVGLGGDGEETQKEISIKQVEALQEMASLAPFEGAHRVFIIENAELLNVNAANRLLKTLEEPPAQVCILLLSREPAKLLPTIVSRCRVYDLRSVPEQAITDALMKLHGTDKERARELARLSEGRIGWALAAAQNPAVEETRRDLVDEAVELIESGYVERLQLAGRMAQDFSRRREESYEALALLRRLWRDALLLKGGSPQAVVNADRRDMLERMTGSLTLAELAGAIRETESAIARLQLNANPRLTLETFALNLPLVKAAEPAPTGRPAAEPEAEQV from the coding sequence ATGTGGAACGTCATCGGGCATGAGCGGGTGGTCCTAGCCCTGGCCCAATCGGTCAAGGATGGAAAGCTGGCCCACGCCTACCTCTTCACCGGTCCCCAGGGCATCGGCAAGATGACCCTCGCGATGCAGCTGGCCTGCGCCCTCAACTGCCTCGCCGATGGCAAGCCCTGCGGCGCCTGCGCCCAGTGCAAGCGCATCCTGGATGGCAAGCACGCCGATGTGCAGGTGGTGGGCTTGGGGGGAGACGGCGAAGAGACGCAGAAAGAGATCAGCATCAAGCAGGTGGAGGCCCTGCAGGAGATGGCCAGCCTGGCTCCTTTCGAAGGCGCGCACAGGGTCTTCATCATCGAAAACGCCGAGCTGTTGAACGTGAACGCCGCCAACCGCCTCTTGAAGACGCTGGAGGAGCCTCCCGCGCAGGTCTGCATCCTCCTCCTCTCTCGTGAGCCGGCGAAGCTCCTCCCCACCATCGTCTCCCGCTGCCGCGTCTACGACCTCCGCTCCGTGCCGGAACAGGCCATCACCGATGCCCTGATGAAGCTCCACGGTACCGATAAGGAGCGCGCCCGCGAGCTCGCCCGCCTCTCCGAGGGGCGCATCGGCTGGGCCCTGGCGGCGGCGCAGAACCCCGCCGTGGAGGAAACCCGCCGCGACCTGGTGGATGAGGCCGTCGAGCTTATCGAGTCGGGTTATGTGGAGCGCCTCCAGCTGGCGGGGCGCATGGCCCAGGACTTCTCCCGCAGGCGGGAGGAGTCCTATGAGGCCCTCGCCCTCTTGCGCCGGCTCTGGCGGGACGCCCTCCTGCTGAAGGGCGGGTCGCCCCAGGCCGTCGTCAACGCCGATAGGCGTGATATGCTGGAGAGGATGACCGGGTCGCTCACGCTGGCTGAGCTGGCGGGGGCCATCCGGGAAACCGAGTCGGCCATAGCGCGGCTGCAGTTGAACGCCAACCCGCGCTTGACCCTCGAAACTTTTGCGTTGAACCTGCCGCTGGTGAAGGCGGCGGAGCCCGCTCCAACAGGGCGGCCCGCGGCCGAGCCGGAAGCGGAACAGGTCTAG
- the lysA gene encoding diaminopimelate decarboxylase has translation MPSNPILPIFPKTAVIGPDNRLSIGGIEAAALAKTYGTPLYVFDEQTLRSQCRSYKQEFGKRYPSVQVLYASKALLLAPLVKLIAEEGLGLDVVSGNEAAIARAAGLPAERAYFHGNNKTPDELELALKWKIGRIVVDNFHELKLLDELAAKAKRKQDILLRISPGVDPHTHHKTTTGITDSKFGFTLENGQAMEAVRLAQEARSLNLIGIHIHLGSPIYEVAPYAEGINVIFGFIAKARDKHGLKLLEFSPGGGFPIRYVVDKAPPPLANYAETITAALKAACKRHKFDLPKLVLEPGRSIVGRAGVALYTVGATKTIPGVRKYVSVDGGMGDNIRPAIYGSKYEAFVANRVESKEREKVTIAGKYCESGDVLIKDYKLPKVRAGDIIAIPASGAYCIAMSSNYNAVSRPAIVLVNKGRSKLWRRRETAEDLMRNEVL, from the coding sequence ATGCCCTCCAATCCCATCCTTCCCATCTTTCCTAAGACGGCGGTCATCGGGCCGGACAACCGGCTGAGCATCGGCGGCATCGAGGCCGCCGCGCTGGCCAAGACCTACGGCACGCCCCTCTACGTCTTCGATGAGCAGACCCTCCGCTCCCAGTGCCGCTCCTACAAGCAGGAGTTCGGCAAGCGCTACCCATCGGTGCAGGTCCTCTACGCCTCCAAGGCCCTCCTCCTCGCGCCGCTGGTGAAGCTCATCGCCGAAGAGGGGCTCGGGCTGGACGTCGTCTCCGGGAACGAAGCCGCCATCGCCAGGGCTGCGGGCCTTCCGGCGGAGCGCGCCTACTTCCACGGCAACAACAAGACGCCCGATGAGCTGGAGCTCGCGCTCAAGTGGAAGATCGGGCGCATCGTCGTGGACAACTTCCATGAGCTGAAGCTGCTGGACGAGCTGGCCGCCAAGGCGAAGCGCAAGCAGGACATCCTCCTGCGCATCTCCCCCGGCGTGGACCCCCACACGCACCACAAGACCACCACGGGCATCACGGACAGCAAGTTCGGCTTCACCTTGGAGAACGGGCAGGCGATGGAGGCCGTGCGGCTGGCCCAAGAGGCCAGGAGCCTCAACCTCATCGGCATCCATATCCACCTCGGCTCGCCGATCTATGAAGTGGCGCCCTACGCCGAAGGGATCAACGTCATCTTCGGCTTCATCGCCAAGGCGAGGGACAAACACGGCCTGAAGCTGCTGGAGTTCAGCCCCGGCGGCGGCTTTCCCATCCGGTACGTCGTGGACAAGGCGCCGCCGCCCCTGGCGAACTACGCCGAGACCATCACGGCGGCGCTCAAGGCCGCCTGCAAGCGGCACAAGTTCGATCTGCCGAAGCTCGTGCTGGAGCCCGGCCGCTCCATCGTCGGTCGCGCGGGTGTCGCCCTCTACACCGTCGGCGCGACCAAGACGATCCCCGGCGTCCGCAAATACGTCTCCGTGGACGGCGGCATGGGGGATAACATCCGCCCCGCCATCTACGGCTCCAAGTATGAGGCCTTCGTCGCCAACCGCGTCGAGTCCAAGGAGCGCGAGAAGGTGACCATCGCCGGGAAATACTGCGAATCCGGCGACGTGCTCATCAAGGACTACAAACTGCCGAAGGTCCGGGCCGGCGATATCATCGCCATCCCGGCCTCCGGCGCCTACTGCATCGCCATGTCCAGCAACTACAACGCCGTCTCGCGCCCGGCCATCGTCCTCGTCAATAAGGGCAGGTCCAAGCTGTGGCGCAGGCGGGAGACCGCGGAAGACTTGATGCGGAACGAAGTGCTGTAA
- a CDS encoding helix-turn-helix transcriptional regulator — MDAPEGIALMTTNPRRYYTETSEKPLLQQWADEYRNDPVYIAIGLAMEVTESVARELRRRKLTRAWLARQMGVSQAHVSKVMSAPPNMTLTTIAKMAVALGYEPRVVLKGRRLKPVGPKKTPSRKVRASSRRR; from the coding sequence ATGGATGCGCCCGAAGGGATAGCGTTAATGACCACAAATCCACGGCGGTACTATACGGAAACCAGTGAGAAGCCTCTGCTTCAACAATGGGCGGACGAATACCGCAACGACCCCGTCTACATCGCCATCGGCCTCGCCATGGAGGTCACCGAGTCCGTCGCGCGGGAGCTGCGGCGGCGCAAGCTCACCCGAGCCTGGCTCGCCCGGCAGATGGGCGTCTCCCAGGCTCACGTCTCCAAGGTCATGAGCGCGCCGCCCAACATGACCCTCACCACCATCGCCAAGATGGCCGTCGCCCTGGGCTATGAGCCGCGCGTCGTGCTCAAGGGCCGCCGCTTGAAGCCCGTCGGCCCCAAGAAGACCCCTTCGCGCAAGGTCCGCGCCTCTTCCCGGCGCCGCTAG